The Aquiluna sp. KACHI24 genome contains a region encoding:
- the ispE gene encoding 4-(cytidine 5'-diphospho)-2-C-methyl-D-erythritol kinase has product MTTALAQGKINLVFQVGALSNGYHEVRSIYQAIELSEQVTVSEAESWQVVVSGQVPNLELVPRDESNIVVRAAKALALHAGISNPQPMRFEIQKQIPVAGGMAGGSADAAAALMALNEHWCLGLDAARLATVGASIGADVPFALLGGTALGTGTGSELQVLTPVQTMHVLLVFSNFPLSTKDVFTRFDELSPDGDALDQDLQAGYLKLLGSNSLEPAALSLRPELKKIMDLDLGIPGGFLSGSGPTVWFASHDAQAAEAAQNQANAMGLQTVLTKTSNLGARLG; this is encoded by the coding sequence ATGACAACCGCTTTGGCGCAGGGCAAGATCAACCTGGTATTCCAGGTCGGGGCGTTATCCAATGGCTACCACGAGGTCCGAAGCATTTATCAAGCAATCGAACTAAGCGAGCAGGTGACGGTTTCTGAAGCCGAGAGCTGGCAGGTTGTGGTATCTGGTCAGGTACCGAATTTGGAGCTGGTCCCGAGAGACGAAAGCAACATTGTGGTCAGGGCGGCCAAGGCATTGGCCCTGCATGCTGGAATCTCAAATCCACAACCGATGAGATTCGAAATTCAAAAACAGATTCCGGTTGCCGGTGGCATGGCTGGCGGCAGTGCCGATGCCGCCGCGGCGCTCATGGCACTGAACGAGCACTGGTGTCTGGGTTTGGATGCCGCTCGACTGGCGACAGTGGGTGCGTCAATCGGCGCAGACGTGCCATTTGCCCTGCTTGGCGGCACGGCTTTGGGGACAGGAACTGGATCTGAACTCCAGGTGCTAACACCAGTGCAAACCATGCATGTTTTGCTGGTGTTTAGCAATTTCCCGCTCAGCACCAAAGATGTCTTCACCAGATTTGATGAGCTCTCCCCAGACGGCGATGCGCTAGATCAGGATTTGCAGGCCGGCTACCTAAAGCTTTTGGGGTCTAACTCTCTTGAGCCAGCAGCACTGAGCCTTAGACCAGAGCTCAAAAAGATCATGGACCTAGACCTTGGCATCCCCGGGGGCTTTTTATCGGGCTCTGGTCCAACAGTCTGGTTCGCGTCCCACGACGCGCAAGCGGCTGAGGCAGCTCAAAACCAGGCAAATGCAATGGGTCTTCAAACTGTGCTGACCAAGACATCGAACTTGGGCGCGAGGCTTGGCTAG
- the rsmA gene encoding 16S rRNA (adenine(1518)-N(6)/adenine(1519)-N(6))-dimethyltransferase RsmA — translation MLGAAEIRELAEKLGIRPTKKLGQNFVIDPNTIHRIVAQADLSPQDVVVEIGPGLGSLTLGILERVDYMIAVEIDPLLASELESTVARHAPGKKVDLVRADAMKVKELQKPPTALVANLPYNISVPVLLHFLETFPSIEKGLVMVQSEVAHRLAAGPGSKEFGSPSLKLAWYGQARLAGNVARSIFWPVPGVDSSLVFFDTSARRDQSQRKLVFEAIDQAFLQRRKTLRQALANFAGSPALAEEMLIKAGVSPRARGEELGIEQFIAIARAR, via the coding sequence ATGCTCGGAGCTGCAGAGATCAGGGAGCTAGCGGAGAAGCTCGGGATCAGGCCGACCAAAAAGTTGGGTCAAAACTTTGTGATTGACCCGAACACGATTCACCGCATAGTCGCACAAGCTGACCTCAGCCCCCAAGATGTCGTGGTCGAGATCGGTCCTGGCCTTGGGTCGTTGACACTGGGCATCTTGGAGCGAGTCGACTACATGATCGCGGTTGAGATAGACCCGCTGTTGGCTAGTGAGCTCGAGTCCACAGTTGCCCGGCATGCCCCCGGGAAAAAAGTTGACCTGGTTAGGGCCGATGCGATGAAGGTCAAGGAGTTACAAAAACCGCCTACCGCCTTGGTGGCCAACCTTCCGTACAACATTTCGGTCCCTGTGCTACTTCACTTCCTAGAGACTTTTCCAAGTATCGAAAAGGGTCTAGTGATGGTCCAATCTGAGGTTGCGCACCGTCTCGCGGCAGGGCCGGGATCCAAGGAGTTTGGATCACCCTCGCTCAAACTCGCTTGGTATGGTCAGGCTCGGCTGGCGGGAAACGTGGCTCGTTCTATCTTTTGGCCGGTTCCCGGAGTGGACTCCTCCTTGGTCTTCTTTGACACCAGCGCTCGTCGCGATCAGTCGCAGCGAAAGTTGGTCTTTGAGGCAATCGACCAAGCATTTTTGCAGCGCCGCAAAACCCTGCGTCAAGCGCTCGCAAACTTTGCCGGTTCTCCAGCTCTGGCCGAGGAGATGCTCATCAAAGCCGGTGTTTCGCCTCGGGCTAGAGGCGAAGAGCTCGGTATCGAGCAATTCATTGCCATCGCGAGGGCTAGATGA
- a CDS encoding TatD family hydrolase — MEPIRTRSSYDGSKPAHYPQLPEALEVGTYDNHTHLEIADGETPMTVAEHLEAMRAVGMLGAVQVGVTLESSQWSAEVASKEPMLLAAVALHPNEAPLYETRAALDDAIAGIAQLATQPRVRAIGETGLDFFRTEGDGALAAQLHSFESHIEIAKQNDIALMIHDRDAHSDVVKTLKRVGAPERTVFHCYSGDLELASICQENGWYLSFAGNITFKKNQHLRDSLLSVSPELILIETDAPFLTPEPLRGRPNAPYLVPHTLRYMANLMEWDVVRLAKQINENTERVYGSWAEGLS, encoded by the coding sequence ATGGAACCGATTAGGACCAGGTCCTCATACGACGGCTCAAAGCCCGCTCACTACCCTCAGTTGCCTGAGGCGCTTGAAGTCGGCACCTACGACAATCACACTCATCTCGAAATTGCCGATGGCGAGACTCCGATGACCGTCGCAGAGCACCTCGAGGCCATGCGTGCGGTGGGCATGCTGGGTGCTGTTCAAGTCGGGGTGACTTTAGAGAGCTCTCAATGGTCGGCCGAGGTTGCCTCAAAGGAGCCCATGCTGCTGGCAGCTGTCGCGCTGCACCCAAATGAAGCGCCGCTTTATGAAACCCGCGCAGCACTGGATGATGCGATCGCCGGCATTGCCCAGCTCGCTACCCAGCCCCGAGTCAGGGCCATCGGCGAGACCGGTTTGGATTTTTTCAGGACTGAGGGTGATGGCGCTCTCGCGGCCCAGCTTCACTCCTTCGAATCCCACATTGAGATTGCAAAGCAGAACGATATTGCATTGATGATTCACGATCGTGATGCTCACTCAGATGTGGTGAAAACGCTCAAGCGAGTTGGCGCCCCAGAGCGAACGGTTTTTCATTGCTACTCAGGTGATCTAGAACTAGCTTCAATCTGCCAAGAAAACGGTTGGTACCTTTCGTTTGCCGGAAACATCACCTTCAAAAAGAACCAGCACCTTCGAGACTCTCTGCTTTCGGTGTCACCGGAGTTGATTTTGATTGAAACCGATGCTCCCTTTTTGACTCCAGAGCCACTTCGCGGCCGACCCAATGCTCCATACCTCGTACCTCATACCCTCCGCTACATGGCGAACCTAATGGAGTGGGATGTGGTTCGACTGGCAAAGCAAATCAATGAAAACACCGAGCGGGTTTATGGCTCGTGGGCTGAGGGTTTGAGCTGA
- the metG gene encoding methionine--tRNA ligase codes for MSKSFYVTTPIFYVNDAPHIGHAYTEVAADVLTRWHAQRGEGSYLLTGTDEHGEKVLRTALGNNTDPKSWTDKLVTESWLPLLQTIDIDNQDFIRTTEERHKSAVQKFLQQLYDTGFIYQGSFQGNYCVGCEEYKNEGDLIDGSGDYVGERVCAIHSKPVEKLNETNYFFKLSEFQDKLLAHYEANPTFIQPDSARNEVVSFVRSGLSDLSISRSKERFDWGIDIPWDDSHITYVWFDALLNYVTAAGWADDPEKFATLWPADIQVVGKDILRFHAVIWPAMLMAAGLQPPKQVFGHGWLLVGGEKMSKSKLTGIAPNQITDQFGSDAFRYYFMKAIGFGSDGSFSWEDLNARYHAELANGFGNLASRTIAMVNRYFDGVVPAASSLTEADQQVVAVAKAAVSGAETAIDKVQIHEAIAKSWTLVDELNNYITVQEPWVLAKDETKRDRLATVLNTALQGISTLSVLFAPVMPKATKKLYAAICPGQDLAAVKIQLAADWNLVSTGTKLGELEVLFPRVEE; via the coding sequence GTGTCCAAGTCCTTTTACGTTACGACCCCAATCTTCTATGTGAACGATGCTCCGCACATCGGTCACGCTTACACCGAAGTGGCGGCGGATGTCCTAACCAGGTGGCACGCTCAGCGCGGCGAGGGCTCGTATCTTCTTACTGGAACGGACGAGCACGGTGAGAAGGTGCTCCGCACAGCTCTTGGAAACAACACCGATCCAAAGAGCTGGACCGACAAGCTAGTAACCGAGTCATGGCTTCCGCTTCTTCAGACCATTGACATTGATAACCAGGACTTCATTCGAACCACCGAAGAGCGTCACAAGAGTGCGGTGCAGAAGTTTCTGCAGCAGCTTTATGACACCGGTTTTATCTACCAAGGCTCATTCCAAGGCAACTACTGCGTGGGTTGCGAGGAGTACAAAAACGAGGGTGACCTGATCGATGGCTCCGGCGACTATGTCGGCGAGCGGGTTTGTGCAATCCACTCCAAACCAGTCGAAAAGCTCAACGAAACCAACTACTTTTTCAAGCTCAGCGAGTTCCAGGACAAGCTGCTCGCGCACTATGAGGCAAATCCAACTTTTATCCAGCCTGACTCCGCCCGCAACGAGGTCGTTTCGTTTGTGCGCTCTGGCCTAAGCGATCTCTCCATCTCGAGGTCAAAAGAGCGTTTTGACTGGGGTATTGATATTCCTTGGGATGACTCACACATCACCTACGTCTGGTTTGATGCTCTGCTGAACTACGTAACCGCGGCCGGCTGGGCTGATGACCCAGAGAAGTTTGCAACCCTCTGGCCAGCAGATATTCAAGTGGTTGGTAAGGACATTCTTCGTTTCCATGCTGTGATTTGGCCTGCCATGTTGATGGCTGCCGGATTACAGCCACCAAAGCAGGTCTTTGGGCATGGCTGGCTCTTGGTGGGTGGCGAAAAGATGTCAAAGTCAAAGCTCACCGGTATTGCTCCAAACCAAATCACCGATCAGTTTGGTTCCGATGCATTTCGTTATTACTTCATGAAAGCCATTGGCTTCGGTTCCGATGGTTCGTTTAGCTGGGAAGACCTAAACGCTCGCTATCACGCCGAGCTTGCCAATGGCTTTGGCAACCTAGCCTCAAGAACCATCGCGATGGTAAACCGCTACTTCGATGGTGTTGTCCCCGCGGCCAGCTCTCTGACCGAGGCCGATCAGCAGGTTGTTGCCGTTGCGAAGGCAGCCGTTTCTGGCGCAGAAACTGCAATCGACAAGGTTCAAATTCACGAGGCAATTGCAAAGTCCTGGACCCTGGTGGACGAACTTAACAACTACATCACCGTTCAGGAGCCATGGGTTCTGGCAAAGGATGAGACTAAGCGTGATCGCCTAGCCACAGTTTTGAACACCGCACTGCAGGGCATTTCGACCTTGAGCGTGTTGTTTGCGCCAGTCATGCCTAAGGCCACCAAGAAGCTTTATGCAGCAATTTGCCCAGGTCAGGATTTGGCAGCAGTAAAAATTCAACTGGCAGCGGATTGGAACCTAGTCTCCACCGGCACAAAGCTTGGTGAGCTAGAGGTTTTGTTCCCCAGAGTCGAAGAGTAA
- the rsmI gene encoding 16S rRNA (cytidine(1402)-2'-O)-methyltransferase, with protein sequence MLILAATPIGNLGDASPRLRELLDSCEYLAAEDTRVIKQLCGALGIKLHAKLFSLHEHNESERIESLVELARSKDLVVVSDAGMPTVSDPGFQLVRLAAAEDIEISIVPGPSAVLAALAVSGLPTDRFSFEGFLPRKQGDRKRVFGDLQSERRTMIFFEAPHRILESLEDAASVFSPDRKASVSRELTKKFEHTERGTLKDLIEWARTEPKGEMVLVIAGAEPTSADPESLAALALQMASDGMRLKEAAGELAKAHSVSSSAIYDAALRLKA encoded by the coding sequence GTGTTGATTCTCGCTGCCACCCCAATCGGAAATCTTGGTGATGCCTCGCCTCGTCTGCGTGAGCTTTTGGACAGCTGCGAATACCTAGCTGCCGAAGACACTCGGGTTATCAAACAGCTCTGCGGAGCACTGGGGATCAAGCTGCACGCCAAGCTGTTTTCGCTCCACGAGCACAACGAGTCTGAGCGCATTGAGTCACTGGTTGAGCTTGCAAGATCAAAAGACTTGGTCGTGGTTAGTGACGCCGGCATGCCAACGGTTTCTGACCCAGGTTTTCAGCTGGTTCGACTAGCTGCCGCGGAGGACATTGAAATTTCAATCGTCCCCGGGCCGAGTGCGGTTTTGGCGGCGCTCGCGGTCTCTGGATTGCCAACCGACAGATTTAGCTTTGAGGGCTTTTTGCCAAGAAAACAGGGTGACCGCAAGCGGGTGTTCGGTGATCTTCAATCGGAGCGTCGCACCATGATCTTTTTCGAGGCTCCGCATCGAATTTTGGAGTCCTTAGAAGATGCGGCAAGTGTGTTTTCTCCAGACCGCAAAGCGTCTGTTTCAAGAGAGTTGACTAAGAAGTTTGAGCACACCGAGCGCGGCACCCTAAAGGACCTTATTGAATGGGCAAGGACAGAACCCAAGGGTGAGATGGTTTTGGTGATTGCCGGCGCGGAACCAACGAGCGCTGACCCAGAGTCGCTGGCGGCACTAGCGCTTCAAATGGCTAGCGATGGAATGAGATTGAAAGAGGCTGCTGGGGAACTAGCCAAGGCTCACTCGGTGTCATCCAGTGCAATTTACGATGCTGCCTTGCGGCTGAAAGCCTAA
- a CDS encoding phospholipid carrier-dependent glycosyltransferase, translating to MIGQLTKLVERAVGSRHFLLLGSLFVTALGALFRFGNLANPTNLIFDETYYVKDAWTLGQTGTEKDWPDNFDPSFEGGDFTGYTDVASYVVHPPIGKWVIYLGMWLFGADSSFGWRFSVALLGTLAIPLIIATAKLLLRSNRFAVLSGLFLAIEGHSIVMSRTSVLDGILAFFVLLGFFFVVLDQERLPPVQKVLTFRPWLLLAGISFGLAAGTKWSGLYFLAAFGLLTLLLDLSRRAHAGVRVWPAWLQAVLNAITMLVAAGSVYLVSWLGWILSSDGWGRNAKPSWWESLWEYHLNAYRFHTGLGTDHPYQSNALQWVVSARPTAFFFEKYEDCSWLDNCTVAITAVPNMAIWIGGVIAAFWASYRAMHRLDKTAALIATGFLAGWAPWLIYLERTTFQFYTVVFAAFLVLALSYALQRYLRRGYGLRLVIKRSRIIVGFVLFTMLLALYFGSIWMGLEVPHWVWQIQMWFPFWV from the coding sequence GTGATTGGGCAGCTTACGAAACTTGTTGAAAGGGCGGTCGGCTCTAGACACTTTTTGCTGCTCGGCTCTTTGTTTGTGACCGCTCTCGGTGCACTTTTTAGGTTTGGGAATCTCGCCAATCCAACCAACCTCATCTTTGACGAAACCTATTACGTCAAGGATGCCTGGACGCTCGGTCAAACCGGCACCGAAAAAGACTGGCCTGACAACTTCGATCCAAGCTTTGAGGGGGGCGACTTCACCGGCTACACCGATGTCGCCTCCTATGTCGTTCACCCACCGATTGGCAAGTGGGTCATTTATCTAGGCATGTGGCTCTTTGGAGCAGACTCCAGTTTCGGCTGGCGCTTCTCGGTTGCTCTCCTCGGGACGTTGGCAATACCGCTCATCATCGCAACCGCCAAGCTATTGCTGCGCTCTAATAGGTTCGCCGTTCTGAGCGGCCTGTTCTTGGCCATCGAGGGTCACTCGATCGTGATGTCAAGAACCTCTGTGCTCGATGGCATCCTCGCCTTTTTTGTCCTGCTGGGATTCTTCTTTGTGGTTTTGGACCAAGAGCGATTGCCCCCCGTCCAGAAGGTTTTGACCTTTAGGCCGTGGCTCTTGCTGGCAGGAATATCCTTTGGCTTGGCAGCAGGCACAAAGTGGTCTGGCCTCTATTTCTTGGCAGCCTTTGGACTACTCACCCTGCTCTTAGACCTCTCTAGGAGAGCACATGCCGGGGTGAGGGTCTGGCCAGCCTGGCTGCAGGCAGTGCTGAACGCGATCACGATGTTGGTTGCCGCTGGTTCGGTTTACCTGGTCTCGTGGCTCGGGTGGATCCTCTCATCTGATGGCTGGGGGCGAAATGCAAAACCGAGCTGGTGGGAATCGCTATGGGAATATCACCTGAACGCCTATCGCTTTCACACCGGACTCGGGACCGATCACCCCTATCAGTCGAACGCACTGCAGTGGGTGGTGAGCGCGCGGCCAACGGCATTCTTCTTTGAAAAATATGAGGACTGCAGCTGGCTAGATAACTGCACCGTAGCGATCACAGCGGTGCCCAACATGGCCATCTGGATTGGCGGTGTGATTGCAGCGTTCTGGGCCAGCTACCGAGCGATGCATCGCTTGGACAAAACTGCAGCGTTGATTGCAACTGGTTTCCTGGCCGGATGGGCACCATGGCTTATCTACCTGGAGCGCACCACCTTCCAGTTCTACACCGTGGTGTTCGCAGCGTTTTTGGTTCTCGCGCTGAGCTATGCCCTCCAGCGCTACCTAAGGCGCGGTTACGGACTGCGCCTGGTTATAAAGCGCAGCAGAATAATCGTCGGTTTTGTGCTCTTTACTATGCTTCTTGCGTTGTACTTCGGCTCGATTTGGATGGGTCTTGAAGTTCCACACTGGGTCTGGCAGATCCAGATGTGGTTTCCGTTCTGGGTTTGA
- a CDS encoding MFS transporter → MDKGLKSLAAAPQSVVLLLAQLVARFPFGMLSLAFIIHIQDVTGSYAIAGIALGAETIGASISGPILARYMARFGVRRVIATATIITTTSFLAMGFVPPEPLLLVFLSLMVGLSSPPIQPAARTIYPQITPKALLPQLYSLDAAAQEIIWVIGPLIATLVAAQFGNLAMLITIGAIQIFGSIWILTNKSVATAKIPASKTSVGRVLKNPSVTAVTFLGLLFVGSFAGVEVGAVALFDKPTAGVMFAVFSVGSLLSGFLLAPRAKGRVALPLFLGITLLGYVLIPINSGDPIWVGAALFVAGLGVAPTLGILALWVAQGTSGSETAEAYGWTTTGQLVGFSAGSALAGIAVDAVAPQAALLVSIVFGVATLLAALFAAKRISN, encoded by the coding sequence ATGGATAAGGGTTTGAAGTCGCTGGCCGCGGCTCCACAATCGGTGGTGCTGCTTCTGGCTCAGCTAGTTGCCCGCTTTCCCTTCGGCATGCTCTCTTTGGCATTCATCATTCATATTCAAGATGTGACCGGGTCTTATGCGATCGCCGGTATTGCCCTAGGTGCTGAGACTATTGGCGCATCAATTTCAGGGCCGATCCTCGCCCGCTACATGGCTCGCTTCGGAGTCCGGCGAGTAATTGCGACCGCCACAATCATCACCACCACATCATTCTTGGCAATGGGGTTTGTGCCCCCAGAGCCGCTGCTCTTAGTCTTTTTGTCCTTGATGGTTGGGCTGTCATCGCCACCAATTCAGCCAGCAGCTAGGACCATCTACCCGCAGATCACACCAAAAGCCCTACTCCCCCAGCTCTACTCTCTTGATGCTGCGGCACAGGAGATTATCTGGGTAATTGGACCGCTGATTGCAACATTGGTTGCAGCTCAGTTTGGCAATCTAGCGATGCTGATCACCATTGGTGCAATTCAGATATTCGGCTCGATCTGGATTCTGACCAATAAGTCGGTTGCAACTGCCAAGATCCCGGCATCAAAGACCTCGGTGGGCCGCGTCCTGAAAAATCCAAGCGTCACCGCGGTCACCTTCTTGGGTCTGTTATTCGTGGGATCATTTGCCGGTGTTGAAGTTGGTGCGGTAGCGCTATTTGATAAACCCACCGCAGGCGTGATGTTCGCCGTATTCTCGGTTGGCTCATTGCTCTCGGGCTTCCTATTGGCGCCAAGAGCCAAAGGCCGTGTAGCACTACCGCTATTTCTTGGCATCACGCTCTTGGGCTATGTCCTGATTCCAATCAACTCAGGCGACCCCATCTGGGTCGGTGCAGCGCTCTTCGTTGCAGGCCTCGGGGTTGCTCCGACACTTGGCATCTTGGCGCTCTGGGTCGCTCAGGGCACATCTGGATCTGAGACAGCTGAGGCTTACGGCTGGACTACCACCGGTCAGCTGGTTGGATTTTCAGCCGGGAGTGCACTTGCGGGTATCGCAGTAGATGCCGTCGCACCCCAGGCAGCACTGTTGGTTTCCATCGTCTTTGGTGTTGCGACTCTCTTGGCGGCTTTATTTGCAGCCAAGAGAATTTCCAACTAG
- a CDS encoding TerC/Alx family metal homeostasis membrane protein produces the protein MRASSLSNTYNYNLLIIPPKAENGIPLNVELWVWIATIVVLVGVLAADFIYQFRNPHEPTLKESAIQVSIYVTLALLFTFVIGGVWGPQYGAEYIAGWVTEYSLSVDNIFVFLIIFTQFVVPRELRSQALLIGIAIALVLRFIFILLGAAFIENFSWAFYVFGAFLVFTAAKLIAEFFHEGEDDSNEAGGLVAFIKKRVPTTDDYHGNKFVVLIKGKKHITPLLLVMISIGFTDLLFALDSIPAVYGLTKEPYIVFVANVFALLGLRQLYFLLGGLMERLKYLSIGLSIILAWIGLKLVIHALHKNELPFINGGEHVTFIPEISTELSLTVIVLTLVVTTIWSLAATTKSR, from the coding sequence ATGCGCGCCTCTTCTCTCAGTAATACCTACAATTACAACCTGTTGATTATTCCGCCTAAGGCGGAGAACGGAATTCCCTTGAACGTCGAACTTTGGGTTTGGATCGCAACAATCGTGGTTTTGGTTGGTGTGCTGGCCGCTGACTTTATCTACCAGTTCAGAAACCCCCATGAGCCAACCCTGAAGGAGTCGGCTATCCAGGTCTCGATTTACGTGACCCTGGCCCTTTTGTTCACCTTCGTTATCGGAGGTGTTTGGGGACCGCAGTATGGCGCTGAGTACATCGCTGGCTGGGTCACCGAGTACAGCCTGAGTGTTGACAACATCTTCGTATTCCTGATCATCTTCACCCAGTTTGTGGTGCCGCGCGAATTGCGCTCGCAGGCGCTGCTGATCGGTATTGCAATTGCGCTAGTACTGCGCTTCATCTTCATCCTGCTGGGCGCCGCGTTCATCGAGAACTTCAGCTGGGCTTTCTACGTCTTCGGTGCATTCTTGGTCTTCACCGCTGCCAAGTTGATTGCTGAGTTCTTCCACGAGGGTGAGGATGATTCCAATGAGGCCGGTGGTTTGGTTGCCTTTATCAAGAAGCGCGTTCCAACCACCGATGACTACCACGGCAACAAGTTCGTGGTTTTGATCAAGGGCAAAAAGCACATCACCCCACTTTTGCTAGTGATGATTTCAATCGGTTTCACTGACCTACTCTTTGCGCTCGACTCGATTCCAGCGGTCTATGGACTAACTAAAGAGCCTTACATCGTTTTCGTTGCAAACGTCTTCGCACTGCTGGGCCTGCGCCAGCTCTACTTCCTGCTGGGGGGACTGATGGAGCGCCTGAAGTACCTCAGCATTGGCCTGAGCATCATCTTGGCTTGGATCGGTCTAAAGCTCGTAATTCACGCACTGCACAAGAATGAGTTGCCGTTTATCAACGGTGGTGAGCACGTCACCTTTATCCCAGAGATCTCAACTGAGCTCTCGCTGACGGTGATTGTGTTGACGCTGGTGGTAACGACTATTTGGTCCTTGGCCGCAACAACCAAGTCTCGCTAG
- a CDS encoding TIGR01777 family oxidoreductase, with translation MRVLISGASGLIGTEVARQLKELGHEPVRLTRKKPAAEGEVYWNPAKGELDPAVIETIEAVVNLAGATTGKIPWTKRYMQEIIDSRIDSTRTLVKAINNASNKPKVLVSGSASGFYGDCADEWLSEESPKGTGFLSDLAARWEEEAKKANTRVVLVRTTLVMSKKLGALGKLLPIMKFGLGGALGTGKQWWAWISLEDEARAIIHLIQNEQASGAYNLTAPEPATCEQVIKALAKGLRRPAIFKIPTFLMRTVIGLAAEELLLCSQKMTSHRLQESGFEFKHPTLEKSVGYVLS, from the coding sequence ATGCGGGTATTGATTTCTGGAGCATCGGGTCTGATTGGCACCGAGGTTGCCCGCCAACTCAAAGAACTTGGCCATGAGCCAGTGAGATTGACCAGAAAAAAGCCTGCCGCTGAAGGCGAGGTTTATTGGAACCCGGCCAAGGGCGAGCTAGACCCTGCGGTGATAGAAACGATTGAAGCGGTAGTAAACCTAGCCGGCGCTACAACCGGAAAAATCCCTTGGACCAAGAGATATATGCAGGAGATCATCGATTCCCGCATCGACTCCACCCGCACGCTGGTCAAGGCAATCAATAATGCAAGCAATAAGCCAAAGGTCTTGGTTTCCGGATCGGCATCAGGCTTTTATGGGGACTGCGCCGATGAGTGGCTCAGTGAGGAAAGCCCGAAAGGCACCGGCTTTCTCTCTGACCTAGCAGCTCGTTGGGAAGAAGAGGCGAAGAAAGCGAACACTCGAGTCGTGCTGGTAAGAACCACCTTGGTGATGAGCAAGAAGCTTGGAGCACTGGGCAAACTACTGCCAATAATGAAATTCGGCCTCGGCGGAGCCCTGGGCACAGGCAAACAGTGGTGGGCATGGATCTCGCTGGAGGATGAAGCTCGAGCAATTATTCATCTAATTCAAAACGAGCAGGCCTCAGGTGCTTACAACCTGACAGCGCCTGAGCCGGCAACCTGCGAACAGGTCATCAAGGCCTTGGCTAAAGGCCTAAGAAGACCAGCGATTTTCAAAATCCCAACCTTCTTGATGAGAACAGTGATTGGGCTGGCAGCAGAGGAACTTCTACTTTGCTCCCAGAAAATGACATCCCACCGACTTCAGGAATCGGGGTTTGAATTCAAACACCCGACTCTGGAGAAATCGGTGGGATACGTTTTGAGCTAA
- a CDS encoding GNAT family protein, protein MREKLRFDHGDVAVRALSRFDFPVLDYLLHKDRDWLEPWEATTPGMRTLLDVRWLVGALVKQHRRGESLAFVILYQDKVVGQLNVSNILHGSVSSGTIGYWIARDFAGLGITPKAVGLVIDYLLGDYGLHRVEIDIKPENKASLRVVEKLGLRHEGTKQRFININGRWSDHEVFAITKEELDGPIVNRL, encoded by the coding sequence GTGCGAGAGAAACTGCGATTCGACCACGGTGACGTGGCGGTTAGGGCACTTTCACGTTTTGATTTTCCTGTGCTGGACTATCTGCTGCATAAAGACCGTGACTGGCTTGAGCCATGGGAGGCAACGACTCCTGGGATGCGGACTTTGCTAGATGTGCGCTGGTTGGTGGGTGCACTCGTCAAGCAGCACCGCAGGGGGGAATCTCTCGCATTCGTGATTCTTTATCAAGACAAAGTGGTCGGCCAGCTCAACGTTTCAAACATCCTCCATGGATCGGTGTCTTCAGGCACCATCGGATACTGGATCGCTCGGGATTTTGCAGGTCTTGGGATCACCCCCAAAGCAGTCGGGCTAGTTATTGACTACCTGCTCGGAGACTATGGCCTGCACCGGGTTGAGATAGACATCAAGCCTGAGAACAAGGCAAGCCTGCGAGTGGTTGAAAAGCTTGGTCTAAGGCACGAGGGGACCAAGCAGCGCTTTATCAACATCAACGGTCGCTGGTCAGATCATGAAGTGTTTGCCATCACCAAAGAGGAGCTTGATGGCCCGATTGTGAACAGGCTTTGA
- a CDS encoding 5-formyltetrahydrofolate cyclo-ligase has protein sequence MQFSDKASLRQQILSQRPQSSEGLFANLVRIAMEFEAKAIASYAPLNTEPDVSDFNDWVLATGRTLCLPRIIGAEIEFAIGQTEPGAFSIPEPVGDAIDPSAIDLIMVPALAVDAQGNRLGKGKGYYDRALTSISCPKFAVIFDSEYFENLPHEDHDQAVDGAISPSAINYFARPEIL, from the coding sequence ATGCAATTCAGCGATAAAGCTTCTCTTCGGCAACAGATTCTTAGCCAAAGACCGCAATCAAGTGAAGGCTTATTCGCAAACCTGGTTCGAATTGCGATGGAGTTCGAGGCAAAAGCCATTGCCAGCTATGCGCCGCTGAATACCGAACCCGATGTCTCAGATTTCAACGACTGGGTCTTGGCCACCGGCAGGACCCTATGCCTTCCAAGAATCATTGGGGCCGAGATTGAGTTTGCAATCGGTCAGACCGAGCCGGGAGCATTTTCTATCCCTGAGCCAGTAGGTGATGCGATAGACCCAAGCGCAATTGATCTAATCATGGTTCCGGCGTTGGCCGTTGATGCCCAGGGCAATCGACTGGGCAAGGGCAAGGGTTATTACGATCGTGCTCTGACAAGTATCAGTTGCCCAAAGTTTGCAGTGATTTTTGACTCCGAATATTTCGAGAACCTGCCCCATGAGGATCACGACCAAGCGGTAGATGGCGCTATTTCGCCCTCAGCAATCAATTACTTTGCAAGGCCTGAGATTCTCTAG